In Dermacentor silvarum isolate Dsil-2018 chromosome 10, BIME_Dsil_1.4, whole genome shotgun sequence, the genomic stretch CCTTGACGGCCAATATCTCGAGGTTCCTGGGCAGCAGGCGGGCGTAGTCACGAAAGTAGTCCTCGACAGTGGCCGAGACCGTGTCGATAATGTTGGAACCCGTGAGGAGCCACTTGCGAGTCATCACGTCCATCAGCTCCTTGTTGAGGTCCAGGAAGAGCTCATCGCGCAGCGAGTCCAGGGTACGCTCCTGTAGCCGCTCTAAGCTCTGCTGCAGCCGGTGGTAGACCTGCGAGAACGGCAGTTGTGAGCAAGTACTAGTGGCAATGTGCCTTGTGAACTAGATGCAAGCAGACAACGTTCTAACCGGGTGTAGAGAGAAAGAAGCGAAGGAAAGTTCAGATGCTAACACACCTTGCAAGACATATGACACacaagaggcttcagacaagatgTTAGTTGGTTCATTCAAGGCTTAATagcacaaaagcaactaaggctatgctgcACCATCCACAGGACGATAATATCAATAAAATGTAGAAGTAACCATAGTTGCATTACCGTAAAGTTTATTTAACAAAACAGTGTCGCCTAAAGAATAAAAGATGTATGTAAGGGGTACAAGTGGATTGTCTCCTAAAAATAAAGTGGTGTAAAAAGTATGTTCAATCTGTATAATTCACGAAAGTATTTTCGTTGTGTTGTTTTAATGGCACAGCATGTGATTAAAATGTGTGTTATTGTAAGTGGTTCTCAGTATTCGTTGCATATAGCTCAGACAAGGTGAATAACTTGCTATTGCATGCAAACTCTCAAGTGATTACACATCAAAGACGTTTTGTTCTTTAGGTGGAATGAAAGAAAATGTCCCTTTTCAATGGCAGATCACTTGAAGCAGACAACACACAGGACTGCTGTGCGGTGCTCATCTGGGGTGGTATTCTTGAGTGAGATCTTTTGCGgatactacagttaaacctgcttataacgaaccttcatataacgaattcctggatataacgaagtttttcgattccccgccgttactccatagaagcgcatgtatttgagacctctacttaacgaagtggcagcgggagaccccctcgatataacgaattttcccctccgaccacctagagattttgccccaaattttgtcatttttgcgcgagcagcaaccagaagcaccttctccgccgtgatggaatgcgaagcgagcgcacgtgtgcgaggcggccctgcatccctcgacccggcgatcttgccgccgcgggcgtgacctttccccctcccttcattcaaatctgatcctgccgcttgctgcagctggcctagcccgccaagccggcactccctccttttccagctgatgttgccgacgtgctggtacacgctgtggcacatcagactcgatgagcgcggacacgcgctgtcaaacgctggcggcgtttggaagcgccgctggagaagcaagcgaagtgaccttcgtggctgttgtccatcgcttcaacgcaaactgagcgccgagaacacacagcacgcagaaagctacgagccgccgacgcacctacactgctagactctgccccaacgcagatcgctttcaagatacggcctcaacgaccgcgcgccgccccgcactttgggcggccaatgccaccgtcaagccaccaagccaagcgacatgaaaagtcaaaatggccactcgggccggcgcggggtggcagttcgcaaggtatgatgcgggaacggtcccacagttgcgacgcaacagcggggttaccaatgcattgggttctatgggagctgtgccgggaccggccgaaaacgacgtaacagccgggaaaacgcagcccccgggaacgtaacagtggggttctactgtaacactatacgacgctacgacgtcatcgtgacgctcgctcttcgtttccaatgcctcgcgcttgtgcgaaacgacacgcatccacgcatccggtacctggtgtgacatttcgaggatgagtgcttcgacgaaaacgggtgcgcgttacaattgagggcgcgttagaatcgagtaaatacggtaaacgttcgtttttcgaattttcgtgccgaacctgcatataacgaaatcctctttataacgaagtttttcgggaatttgtcaatttcgttatatccaggtttaactgtacaaccACCTTTTGCAGGATTTCACGCGATTTTCCACAAGATGTGTCCATGTATCTGGCCTCAAGCGTTCACCTGTTCAAAGATAGCAAGCTTGCCACAGTGCCAGCAGTGCTGTCAGTCATGTATACGTCAACATGTCCCGGCGCAGAGTCATGTGAAATCTCGCAAAGGTGACCGTACCTCCGAAAGCGACCGCTCAAGAGTGCTGTCCCCGCTCTTAAATGTCATCTGCTTTATGTCCTGTCATAAAGCAACTCTATTTTGTTACCTTCGGCCAtcccaacttgtgcctgcaaatttcctaactccatcactccacctagttttctgccgtcctcgactgcgcttcccttctcttggcatccattctgtaactctaatggtccaccagttaccCATCCTactgcattacatggcctgccgagctccattttttttctcttaatgtcaactagaatatcggctatccccgtttgctttctgatccagaCCACTCTCTTCTTGTCCCTTAGCTTAGAGCTGCTCTAGGGCGGATGACAATTCTTGCTTCATCTACCTCGCAGATTTCTACAGAACATATTGGCCAAAAAAAATTGTTTCCGATTCCTAAAGCTAGAAAATGCTAATGAAATTATGTGGCTAGTTCCTACAGCAATGCTACATGCACGTTTTGGTTCTGTAGCATTGCCTACATAGCCAGCAAAAGTCCTGCGCGATGAGGCACCCTTCATTTCGCTCTGAAAGATGTCAACCAAGTTGACCTCACCTGGTACGCAAAACAGGCGAGTGTGTACGGTGCTCACCTGGGACACCTCGTTGTCTCCTTTGGCCAGAGCGCCCTGACCACTGCAGCAGTCGCTGTAGGACTTCTCAAAGAGTTGCCGGAACTGGAGACAGTTGTTGGCCACGGCGATGACGTAGTGGGTGAAGTACTTGCGCACACTGCGGTCCTCGAAGTGACGGTCCCGGAACTCGCTCACTGCCTCCATGTAGGAGGCCACAAACTTGGTCGTCTGCTCTAGGCTGATGGTCAGCACTTTGCGCACCAGGTCGGGCCCCACCGTTTTGGCGACCTGGAGTTCAGTCACCAGTCCTTTAAACCTCAAACGCCCTCACGATCCACACAAGCGAAAGAAGCTCACAGAATGCCAGAAGCTTCAAAAGAGCTTCCGACACAGTGCAGCAAAGCGATGTGAGAAATTATAAAGTGAAGGTACGAATGCTAATTGAATGAAGCATCCTTGACCTTCTATGTAAAAGCAATTTAATAATTCTATGTAAACACAATAGTATGAATTAATACAGAATGTATGAACTCTAAATAAACATTATTCAGAAATGACGGATTGAGctatcatcagcagcctattatGTCTACTACAGGACAATGGCGTCTGccagcgatctacaattacccctgtcttgctccaGCTGAGTCCAAGTTATGCCAGCAAATTTTACAATTTCATCACTCCAGCTAGTTCTCCGCcatcctcgagtgcgcttcccttctcttggcacccaatctgtaactctaatagagcACCGGTTACCTGCCCTATGAGtcacatggcctgcgcagctccatttttctcccattaaaggagccctgaaccactttttattaaagttggaaatgcattcgaagttaaaatagactatttcagaaatactttggcacaaaaagtacttcaatgcgtcaagaagcggaattattggcaatcaaaggtcGCGTATGATCCCGttcgctgtgctcccgttcctacttcaatgccttgcattgtgaaggctacggcggagcggggcgtgcccacaacgctccgcctacagAACGTCACCGTTGCACGCAGTTGGATGTTGACGTAGAGGCCACTACTTCttattttggtgcctacgacgtgccaaacgtggttgtcctcagcgagccgcagtgcgcttagccagtggacttgtcGCGGTACATCGCAGCGGCCACAGTATCTGCGCTAAGTAGCAGACTGCAGCTACATGCAGCTGTAGTGCATATGCGCAGCATTTGCTTTGTGCATGACAGTGCTTGAGTGTGCACTCGTGCTCACATTTtccagtctggccatgctacgtgAAGCGGACCAGCTttttcctgcaccagcttgaccggcGGATGGCAGCCACATTTTTCTTGTGCATTTTGAAtggctatcaatagctcaatacaaagtgaagtctgccaaggcatctaaccaggagTGTCCAGGAGTGGCCAGGAGTGAGAGAGCGCTGGCAAGTGTGTGTGTTGTTGGactaagtttcgcgtggttcgaggctagttgagtgttcaaaactactTGAAATTAGCGAGACTCGAcagctacgacaccgataagcaagGTGGCCAAAGTTTAAACAGACAATGGtcggcttcttctggaagtacgtaaTTCTTACTGAAATTTAAAAGCAGATTTTtgtttacttcagcctgttttaaactgcgtcaataaatatacacagtgaCAGTagaaagaagcgcactgatccaaacacccttcttgattgacgtcagctattagacaatagcagccgcgtatgggaatctgcagtattacgaaataaagcaccaagaaaagagagcgtttgagaaaaaggcgacttcgcgctctgcttgcgagctccacgcaccatgcacgactgcaaaatttggctgagatgttcacagcagcgtatgctattcACAGACCGTTTTTTCAGCAAGCCCAAGGAGTGGTCGAGGACCCCTTTAATGTCCACTAtattatcggctatccctgttaactctctaatccacaccgctgtcttcctgtcccttaatgtTACGCCTATCAATCTTCATTCCATTGCCTGTTGCGTTGAACTTGTTACGTGGACTAAAATGCTCGCACTGCCTTGGTGGCGTGTCCTCGTGTGTTACACCGCCGGCTCTGCTTGCATCTGTGACAGTTTGCCATGCTTCGCACATAAGTTCGTGCCAGCAAGTTTTCAGTCCATGCTGCCTCATACTGCCCCCTTCTTGGGTGTGTGTGCCTGGCTTGGCTGAGTCTGACTGGCACTGGCTGCTTTGCTTACAAATGAGCAAGTTGATGTGTAATGGCAGAGGCTTCTCCTCATGACTGTAAGAAACGTACGAGAAGTTCTGTGCGAGTGCAGAGGAATAAGAAGAGCAGGCTTAACCCCCTTTTGCTAGAGGAGCTTCTGCATTCTTGACTCGTTGTTCGTTACAGCGCCTTTGTTGCTCATATAGAAGTTTAGTGGGTGCACGCACCTGCAGGTGCTGGTCGACCATCTGGAAGACGATCATGGGCGCCGAGGTGTGGTAGCAGCCACGGCTGTCCATGTCCGGCTCGCACTCACGGTGCCAGTCCTTGACGTCGGACTGGAGTGCATTGCGCAGCCAGTCCTGGTAGTTGGCCACCAGGGTGCCCAGGTACTTGTCGATCAGCTGCTGCACGTCCTGCCGGCCCAAGAGGGGTTCCAGGGTGTGCGTCTCTTTGTCCAGCGCCAGGTCCGGGTGGCCCATTAGCTCCTCGCTGGTGTACACTGTTAGCCAGCCCAGCACCGTGATGTACTCGTTGCCTTCCAGCTCGTTGGCAATGATGCTCTGCAGGTGCCGGGACAGGCAGCTGTGGTACATGCGCACATACCTGCCGCGCGTCacagcaaagaagaaaaaaaaataaaagacaagtCAGGGCACTTCGGAAGTGGACAGCGAGAATTGGCAAGTTAGTTCCACGGAAATCTGCAAGAGGAAGTTTGGCTCTGATCTGTTAGCGTCTCGGTTAGCTCCGGTGCTAGGGCAGCTGTCCCGGAAATGCACTGGTCGCACGTTTGAGCCCCAGACCAGGTCAAAATTTTTTTAGCGGTGAagttttctttctgagaaactcgTATAAAGGTTTCAATTTGTAGCTTTACGATACCCTCGGGTGGTATTGTGTAGGTTTACggggtttaatgtcccaaagtATTACTAGAGCTATGAGAGACTGTCACAGTGAAAGGTAACAGTGAAGAGATACCACTGTGAAGAATAACTGGCCACCTTTGATTATGTAGCATGCACTTAAATCTAAATAGGTACATGAGATTTCTCACATTTTGTCCCATCAGAATGCTTTCACGGCAACCGAGAATCAAACTCGTAGCTTTAAACTAAGCAGTGGAATGCCGTAGTGACTTAGCCACACTGTGTAGACATGTACTAGCTGTTTCAGCAACAACTACATACTTCTACAGGAAGAAAGAATGGGGTAACATCCTATACTGACTCAATGCTTGCATTTAATGCACTACATTAAAGCACTCACGACAGAGCTGTTATTACATGGATGTGCATAGTACGTGCCATGTGTTAGCAGCATCCATGACGGCATTATTCTGCATTAGTAACGAGCTCTACAGTGTTACCCTCCACATATTATGCTGGAGAGTCTCAAGTGAGTGGGCACCTGTTGAAGATGTCATATTCTGGCGGGAAACAGGGAGCGCAGACAGTCTTGACGGTCCTCAGGTCATCCAGGACAATCTGCCTCGTTACCTCCAGGTGTCGCACCAGCCACATCTTGTTCTCGTGCCGGTCTTCAAACTGGTTGCCTTCGAtgcggtcctcgactgcactttccaGCACCTGTACAAAGGTACGGGGTTGGCACGCCTCCACAACCATGTGCCGAAAATTGTGAGAACATCGAAAAAAACTGGATCCACTGAGGATGCATTTATTCTTTTAGTACATCATATCTTCTAAGTAAATGTTTTATGTTCAAAGTACACCTCACAAGTCATTGTCAATATTTTAATATGTGTATATTTTATGCAGTTTACAGCAACTGTTTTTAGGCCCTTACATAGCCACGTTACGTCTACCCTTTGTCACCGATTGCATCATCAAATACTTCGCGATCATTAGcacttgcagaaaaaaagaaaaaaaaaaaaagaaagaaagaaaggaagaaagaaaagaaaacatatcGTCGTCATTTCAGGAGGGTGCGCCACTAACTATGCATTTAATCCTTTGGTGAAGGCACGTTATTGATCGTTGTGATTATTATAGTAGCAACTATTAGGCATCATTATTAAATGTGATGGGTAACTAAAATAACGCATTCATTAAGTCTCTACACATGATGTGCCAAGCAGCCCACACTCAGGCCTCACCACTAAGAAAGAagttcaaaattttctttcatacTCTTGCGTCTGAAATGTATGTAATGCATTAGCATTCGTGCACAAGAATTGTGCGCCACAATGCATTCCTGTCAACTCCTGGAAGACGACTTCAGGGCAGCAAAACAAAGATGCTAACAGGCTTGCACCAGTGtgatcataaaaaaaaaaaggcagaattTCCACATTTAtctacatacctgccaacctgcgAACGTTAAAATTTGTAAAGATACTCACAAACATGACAAAGGGAGGTGAATGAGGAAAGGGGGGGAGAAGTATGCAATTTTGTTTGTTTGCCCTGAGAATCACCTTTGGTGGGATACACATGCACTTTATTTATGATTATTTGTGTTTAGACGCAGCACATAAGGAACAGTAATCTAGGTACAGCAGAGACTTAGAAGCGATACAGTGTACACCTTTACGCAACATTTGTACCATGGATCGAGCCCCAATTTGTAAAATTTACAATCGATTCAGGAGAGATGGCACGTATGCACCTAGTCAAACTTGCAATGGAACCACAGTTTAACAGCGAACCGCCGTTTTTGCTACACTTGGCACCAATCTCACCCGTTTTCATTCCGAGCCTCGAAATATATTTCCTTTGCCCTCCTCACAACTTGCTGAAAGTAAAGCATGCAGCGAGAAGCTGTGGCTCGTACTTTCATTTGAGAGTTTTAGCTGAGTGTTTACAGTCTGCTCCTCTAGAACCAGTGCGTCCTAACACCttccacacagctgctcagcggATCAGCTCAGCGCTAGCGTGTGCATGCACAATGCTAATATACAAACAGCAGAAGGCAGAATGCTGCTTTTGCTTTGCCATGGAGACGATTGGGTGAAGTGTGACAGTGTGCCCATTAGGATTCCTTGTTGTTACACAGCCAAGCTGACCTTATCGAAAATGTCAAGTCAACGCAGTTCTCAGCAGTGCCACAGTGCATAAACTGTGAGCAGAGCCCTCCCCGCCCCATAAGCAATGTTTAGCTAAAGATTTCTATTATctatagggacactaaagagatgCACTAAATAAGCTTAGACTGACAGAAAAGTCTTTAGGATCTCTATTTGCATTATTTCATAAAAGAAGAAATTAAGACCAAGCTTGGGTTCTTTAATTATTTCACACCGACACCACAAAGCCAGCACATTAGTGCAGTGTCACAAGTTTCACAGTATCTTCCCGAATTTCGGCCCGTTGTGGGGCCagtaaaagttctcgaaactATCCAGCTTTGGTCTCTGGCTAGATTAGATCTTAGATGGCTACATTGTCCATCTTTGCCAATAAAAATTAACTAGAAGTGAGCAGACACCGTCTAAATCCATGATGCCACAGCGAGCTGGCGTGGAAACTTCAGCGTGGCGGTGCCCCCCagtctttttgtttttgcttcttttCAGGCTTAACAAGCCTCCTTAAACAGTAAGCGCGGCTTTTGTTTTATTGCAGAATGGTAAattaatttactaatacagctcaagttatttttgtttatttagtgtccttttaaaatAAAGAAGTATTGCAATGCGACCCTAGGCCATCGCCGAGCTATGTGCCAAGCCACAGTGAGCGAGGCAGTCATCGAGCAGCAATGAATTTTAAGAGGAGTTAAAGAAGTACTGGCACCTGTTCACTTTCTCAAATGTCTAGCTGCTCAAACTCATTCAGATCTCACCGAACTACCCTCTTACCCACGCTGACCTGGAATGATAACGTCTTCCTCAAAGAATATGCATCCCTCAGATTCACACAAAGCCCCGCTCATCAACGGAGGCATCACAATTCACGAGTCGCACCTCGAAGCAGCGCTTCCTCCACTGCTTGGGCCTGCTCGGTGGCAGGAAACCGCCCGAGGACTTCTGACGCTCCAGCGCCGCCTGGTCACGCCGCTCCTCGCGTTCGATAATGCGCAGCGCAGTCACCACCACCTGCACGTTGGCGCAAAAGGCACAGTTTGGTATGACATGTTCGCCAAGAGGCATCAACGGAGTGAATGTGCACATTTCCACAGGAAGCAAAGTTGCGACAAGCTTTGACCACTGCGAGCGTGATGCGGGGCTTTTGCACACAACCTTGGTTCATTTTGCACCCAAGATGGTGGACCTCCGTCTGCCACCTTGATCTAAGAATTCCCGAGTCCTTGAAAACTGCACCAGCAGTGCCAGGTACAGCGCCaaccgctgtcactcacctgcgGTTCCTTGCGCACCGAGTTGAGTGTCCTTTTCAGCACCAGCCAGATCTGCTTGCCTAGGTCGTCTGAGAGCTTCTCCACATCCACGAAGTACTGCTTGAGCATGTTGCGGTCTGTCACGCTCTGGCTGGGCAGTTTGTGCAGCTCGTAGAGCAGGTCGTCACGAGAGTTCTCCAGCTCCGACAGGGCCTGGTGTGCATGCAGTAGCTTGTCGTTGGCAATCAACTCCTGCGTCTTCTGCACACTGCCCGGGACGTTGAAGATGTGCTTCAGGTTCTCGATGGCCGCTCCATACTGAGAGTGACGGATGCTCTCTTCTTTGACCTCCTGCAAGATGCAGAgtgaaggaagagaaaaaaaaaaagataatgccTGTTTCATAAGCTGCAATTATCGCAGCTGCGGTTTCCCCATATGCGAACTTCGCAGTGCCATTTCGCATACACTGATCGCGGTGGCTGCAATTTTTGCATTTGTGAGAACCTACTGCAAGATTaattacagtagaaccttgtcGACACGTTTTTCTAGGGGACCATGAAAAAAGAATGCATGATCAGGTAACAAATAACTGATAATGCTTGCGGCAGCGCTACTGATGGGACAAAAGGCCACTCTCACACAAAACCTTATTTGAAGTTTAACAGGCAGCCAACAAACTATTGAAAGCATGGTAAGTAGAGCTCGCTATCGCTGCCTGGTGGCTAGGCTGCATGTTAAAATCTTCTTACGGGCGGCCATAGGCATTAATCACAATACATTCGAAGCGCTTGCGGGCTCCGAAATCGTTTGTTAttcaggtcacttcgttgtaaaggttgcGCACCGCATAGCTCACGAGAGAACCAGGACACAATTATTCTtttgttatacaggtcatttcattgTAGAGACGTTCGTTATAGAGGTGCTCTACTTGAATGGCGACTAATTTTCATCTTGGACTGCTCTTAAGTCATTTATAATAACACCTGCTTTTTGAGCACTGTCAGCTCTTTTTCACTTTCCCCACAGTCTTGTATATCAATGCACACAGCCTTTTATTACAAAGTAACTGCACATGACATATAGAAGGTCATGAGACACTTTATGGGTCTTTCGATATTACTCCGTGAACATGGGTGAGGGGCGACCGCTTTTGTCGCTCCTTCTCTTGACTTTTGGTGACCGGTGCTAATCTAAACACAGCAACGGCAAAATATTTCTGCGCCACATGGCAGGTCCTGCCAAATGATCGTTTTCGGTGGTCACAGTCAAAATAGTAAAATTCTCGAATTGAATACAAATTGAACAGCAAGGACTATTTGGTTTGTATTAGAAATTTCAGATTTAACACACACCTACATTTAAGCATGCATTGCCGTGTTATAGACGTTCTTGTGTGCAAGCTTTGCAAGAGTGAACTTTTCACTCCGTGCTAACACTTCTTGA encodes the following:
- the LOC119431988 gene encoding exocyst complex component 3; amino-acid sequence: MDVNALEAEAKATAIKHIVTMLQVPEQLEKVQQYKKRVSRKKASVESMLKTALQSQLDGFRTALNLQKSIPDDLLEVQRNLNEDVQEIFKSLPGLTERLQEVKEESIRHSQYGAAIENLKHIFNVPGSVQKTQELIANDKLLHAHQALSELENSRDDLLYELHKLPSQSVTDRNMLKQYFVDVEKLSDDLGKQIWLVLKRTLNSVRKEPQVVVTALRIIEREERRDQAALERQKSSGGFLPPSRPKQWRKRCFEVLESAVEDRIEGNQFEDRHENKMWLVRHLEVTRQIVLDDLRTVKTVCAPCFPPEYDIFNRYVRMYHSCLSRHLQSIIANELEGNEYITVLGWLTVYTSEELMGHPDLALDKETHTLEPLLGRQDVQQLIDKYLGTLVANYQDWLRNALQSDVKDWHRECEPDMDSRGCYHTSAPMIVFQMVDQHLQVAKTVGPDLVRKVLTISLEQTTKFVASYMEAVSEFRDRHFEDRSVRKYFTHYVIAVANNCLQFRQLFEKSYSDCCSGQGALAKGDNEVSQVYHRLQQSLERLQERTLDSLRDELFLDLNKELMDVMTRKWLLTGSNIIDTVSATVEDYFRDYARLLPRNLEILAVKVQWALARSYIHAILQRKITFKGYEERKDAAEKINRESDKLAELFRKATPPSAASSRRGGSMSSHGSLPLDALPLLAEVLKMKDTSLLSLEVSGLIKRYPDISGEHLQSLLLLRGDMSRNEARTLVAEMRSDDQPHGIGAPKSVFSDIVLT